The nucleotide sequence GAAATGATGAAACCAAGGTGGATTTCCctttaaaaataatcatcgaATAACATGtgaaaaactttgaagcttagttttcttaaaaaattgtttattgaaAGGTGTTCTTTGTACGTGTATTTTCGTACTTTCACCATGACGAGTATACATTCCAAGACCGTCGAAGAAGTGTATGATATACCGATGGAAGTCATCAAAAGGCCTCTGCAATCTGTATTGGATGAAGAAAAAGTTAGAAGTTTAATGGATACGTTACAAGTGAGTAAAACATTAGTATGATAATCTATTCATAGTGTCGTGTTGGGCTACGAAACGATAATTATTGTTTACTTTTTCAGTTCCCTAGTAATACCTAGTCATTATACATCTGTATAGGCTCATACCTATTTGTTAAATAAATTAATGTCATTCGCATCTgcgataatttttggcaagcCTCATTGTTTTACACGAATAATTTATCCGAATGAGTAATACAATGTATTCAAAAGTAAACAATTCTCATCTCGATATCCCTTTTTTGAGCCCCATCGTTCCGTCGCATAAAACCTCATTCATAACCATTGCATTCGACTCTCGAGTGAAAATGCTCGCTTCATtagtaacttttttcatttttattgcagACCGAAAGCGAAAAAGTGCCTCCTATCGATGTATTATGGATAGAAGACAGCAAAGGTGGAAATTACTATTACAGTTTTGGCGGATGTCATAGATTCGCTGCTCATCAACGTTTAAATTTGCCGACCATTAAAGGGAAATTAGTACGGTCAACGGTTGACGATTTAAAATGTTACCTAGGTGCCTCGACGCCGCAATTAGAGTAGGTAGTTTTTTACTCAGAATACCTACTTCAACGTGATCACTGACTCGTAACCATAAACTAGTCATAAGTATTGTTTCATTTCGAATACATGTTAATTACtgtaaatattttattacaattttataaatctCCAAATAACAAAATATTGCACAATTATTCAACACTTTTGTAAAATGTTACAATTAATGATAATTTAGTTAAGGTAGAAAcgagttttttgttttgaaattcttcgCCAGATAGGTATAGAACGCAGGGAAGTAGCATTATCAATAATTCATCGAGGGTCACAAATTACGTCAATTTACATACATATTAAATTAAGTTATATAACTTTTAAGCTAGACTCATTTTAATGACTTAAAGATTACGAGATCCAAAAGGTACTTAAAATAgaggattttttcaatgttccaAGTTGCCAGGAAGTCAATCTGGTGCTCAATCATATTGCTTTTATTTCAAATAGGATTCaccgaatattttcaaacatcgAAATAGATTACATATAGGTTAAGGTTTCTAAAATCCTGAAAAATATCCTCGACAACAATTATCATCAAAAACAATGGTTCtaaatcaaaatcgaaattcgCTAATTCGAAAATGTTTCGATAAAATACAACTTAcacaaaaaatagaatttaaacACAAAATTTAAAGATAACAAGCAATAGCCCTCTTTTACGAGGTAAAAAGGTTACAAAATATCGTTCATTATCATTTCACAGAAAAACATAATGATTACAAAATGTATAAAACTACGTTAATGGTCGctaaacgttttttaaaaaaaaacatataaaatcAATCATTTGGTGTCCAGCTTGAAGTTGAATACATAATTTTAACACTCTAAAGCGAACGTATAAAATAATCTAACAAAAAAACTACCGAAACGTGCATAAATTAACGTAATTAAAACGTGGTCTCTACACATTGAACGTGCTTCAGGCAAGTACACACATATATAAATGCAATTAATACAAACTTATTTCACCAATCGAAACAAATCGAATTGAATCGTCAACGATTACTAAGTAGTCGAAATagtaagaaaaatattttcaaacagccCAATCCTGACATTTGTCAAGTAACGTATTCATTCAGCATCGTGCAAAGAGTAAGCTGGGTTATATTTTCTTCTAAAttctaaaatggaaaaagaaactttgttagatgagaaattttttagttcGTAGAGAATTTCACTAAATACAACCTGGCTTCGCATAAGAAATGTTgcttttttgggaatttttcagATGGGTTTTCATACGAGGTGGTATGTCCTTTTTCTTCATTTGAAGCAGACGAGTATTGGTAACTGTACAATCGATTTGCATCATCGTAATCGTATCCGGAGATAAGAAAGAAcctaaatacgaaaaaatatcatttaggTTTACGTCCGCGGTAACGATTTTTTCAAGGTCCACTCCATGTCGATTAGTTTATGCTTAAACGTTTTGACCTCGGATCCTCTGATTTTACTCGAAATCGTTTTACAAATTGACCGTATtttagatgtaaaaaaaatattatttttcttcgtcaattttttatagCTTCGGATAACTACAAAATTGAGTGGATGAAAGGGGGTTAAAGGAGGGTTagtattcttcaatttttacgagacgaaaaaatagatgaaatcaaaattgaatacgCGAGTAAAATCAGAAGACTAAtgatcaaaacattcaaaatctgACTTGAAATGACCTCTGAATTATTGAACTGTAATATGGAAAAAAGTGTATTACTATTATTGGTAAGCGACGGTAGAACTAAGGACATCTTTGGTCTAAAAGTTTGATTATGCGAAATAGCAGGTAACAACAGATGATCACCGGAAAATGACACGACATAAAACGTATCCTGTTTGCGATCCATAGCTTGATATAATGGCTCATTAACATCGAAAATGTTATTATTCAAACTGAACATCTCCACGTCTCTATTAACGTTTCGTGAactaaaatcacaaaaacataGAAATCCATCGAACGATAATTAGTAGCGGAAAAAGGAACTGTAAACTGAAAAATTGCTCCAATTTACAGTACGCAGAAAAAAACATATTGGCTACGTGCCACGTTAggtgaaaagattttttttcatctaaatttaaATACTCCGTATACGTCAATaggttgaaaattacttacatttCAGCACCATCGTACGGTCGTCTATTCaagatgtttttcttttcttttttattcgacGAAAATATCAAAGGCCAGGCTGTTAGTTTCGAATCATTGGAAAATTTGGACGATGAGTTCGTCGCGTTATCCGCCGGATACGTATCGATCCATTTTCGAAGTTCACTGTCAAGtctgaatagaaaaatttttctggttaaaaatttgtttctatgGAAGATGATTCTAATGTGCTTTAGGCAGTCGTATTACCTTAACGATTCAGTCTGGTTTATATACATAGGACATTTTAAATCCGAAGAGTTCGTCCACGTAGGATACTCGGAGTTCGTAACATTATCCGAAAACTGCTCAGCCCACAATAACGATCTACTCGGAAAATGAGACGAATCtttattcatttgaaatatCACATCATTAGAACCAATTTTATCACTTTCTGAGCCTGGGGAATTCCTACAGAACAGAAAATTATTAGACGATGATGAAAATTAATGCACCAAACTTCATTGAATTTACCTCAAAGATGCAACATTGAATGAGATCATGAACATGACAGCGAACACCGCTGTAATTTTCTTCGTATTATCGAATAGTTTACCGTGCTTCTTCCATACCGATGATTCGAACAgagataatttttctttcaaggaTTTATTTTCCTGCACACGGATTCAAAATACTGATTTAATAAGTTATCGAAATTATAGAAACGAACAAAGAATGAGGAAGTAGTACCGTTCTCAGTTTCGCATTCTCCTTGGCTAACTCATCTAGTTTGATTTCTAACGCAGCCACATACTCTTTCTTCTTTTTACGAGATAGACTCGCCGATTCGCGATTTTTAATCATTCTTTGTTGTCTCTTTATTGCTTTCACctggaaaatttgagaaattagaCGACTGTTCGTTAAAGTGCTTATCACCCCAATTTCACTAATGTACCTGATTTGCTGACAGCACAGTTACAGGTTTATTAGCTGCCACGAGTAGATTATTTTTCGAATCGGTGTTTGTAGGTGGAGGTGCAATATTCATGGGAAGTTTATTAATAACAGCTCCCTTATCACAATTCTTCGTTCCATTCATTTCAGAACTGGTAATTTTAGGTTTATCATCGCGTAAAGGAACTttaataatacaattttttcgactttgagaTCTCAGAGGTGTGACAGGAACTAATCGCCTacctaaaaaaagtaaaacacgATAAGAACCACATTAATGTAATATGCGGGCAGGTAACGGAATATTCGTAGGTACCATTGCAATTAGTGGAAGACAAAGGATAAACAGTAGCACTAGGTGAAGTCGACGGAACGGAATCAATAACTAGAATATTTACAGGTGTCGAGCCATTCACTGGTGTAGATTTAATTTCAGGCGAAACCGGAGGTGTTTCGATAAATCCATTCGTACACGTCTGTAAATTATAAACATTGGATTTTATTATCGGTCAAACGCTAGTTCTAGCGAAAGTTCAGATCATAAATAACTTACAATGGATGATAACTCAGAAGGCAAACTTTTCATAGGCATCGAGTCATCTGTATTATCGGTTTCGTCTTCCTCTCGAACTTCCTGCTTTATGTAGCAAACTGAAATAGTACAGAATTCGAATTATAAATCGTGCGGAAGATACCGTACCGTACGTAAGTTCTAGTCAACACGTTCAAGATACCTGGACTGCTTGGTAACGTGTCGAAATTATGCTCGTTTAATTCCCAACTCATGATAAGATTCTTATCATCTTCGTCGCTACTGCTACTCGTAGTAGGTTTCAATTGAGCGATTTCATTAAACACCGAATGGACACTATTATTCAATAACGAGCTTCTCTATAATGCACACGTAAATACATATAGCAATTAGATGGATTGCAATGGTGCGAAAGAAAAGAAGTGATGCGTGAAACAAGTAATTTCTTACCTCGATAGTACCGAAATCGTAAACACCATCATGATGATTCTCCACATCGTTGATGGATAATTCTATATCTAGAGACGTAAAACACATGTAAATCATTTCGTAATAAGAAGTGCATTATTTACATAACGAACGTAAACACTTTACCGGAATCTTCTTTGAAAGAGGTACCAAGAAAATTGTCCATAAAATTAGCACCGTAACTCGGATCCACCATGTTCACGTCGTATAAAAACTCAGTCATTTTAATAGATACTTTGAGTAGTCGCGGAATACAAtctaaattaataattaataacgCATTTCGTATGAATTTTACATTACTGCATTTTGTGTTCAAACTGCACTACGCAGTAAACAGTCAAATGAATGCGCGTGTATTTGGTGCGTTTTCAATGGAGACAggccaataccacctatagtaaaaggcctgagcgctgaattcTTATCAGCTCTGACGTCACCACAAGTAGatgactcgattgtgtttaccatttgaattttaacgtatgtttaaatggcgaattcgtgaaattgagtaaaactttcgttaaaaaagttatttaaattatgaaattcaattaatatttgTCATAAAATGTGTTCTAGTAATGTGGTACTGATGTTTTCAATTACAGATGGTGTTGGTTTATTTGATTTgtgtacaaaaatgaattttttgcgactCGTTTGTGTTGTGTAATTTGAATGAATAGTGATGTAAACtgtagattaaaatgaaaattaatgtgtaCTAGTGTGTTGTACCGGAATGATGTTGTAATGAAATAAGTAGTTAGTGAACAATGCAATCGCATCAAGTTGGAGAAAAATCtacaatacatttttcaaatctactTCTTAGACCAGCCATGCTAAAGCTGCTATGATGGATAATGGATATTAAACAAGAAATCATCAGTATCTCAAAGTCAAACCAATTGAAGCagctttaaattccaaaatacttaGGATGGATTTCAACAGGCATAAATACAATGTTTGCAAAGAATTTCGAGAGAAATCTCCGTCATGTATGCAATGTTTGGTGATCGTTTTGTATACCTTAGTCTTTGAGTTGGAGATTATGTTCGCGTATATTCGGtaatatttacaataatttgtatGTGTTCAGTGTTGTACTTCTTTGCTATATTCCTCATTGTCAGCTGTCATCCTCCAGAGTTTTTCTTGATATTCTTTTAGAAATTAGATCATAAAGGAGTGTAGTTCTCATCTTTAATGATAAAAACAGTGTTGATTATGAGcttatatttacttatttttccattcaaatcaTTCCCTCTTGATCTCAAATTGATTATTAAGTATCAGAATGTGATTCaaaacgcaaaataaaatgttctcagtatttatttcgttctagtgcattaatatttcattcatttctatagCGTTATCGGAGTACATACGATCTATtagtgatgacgtcacaaaacagcgctcaggccttttactataggtggtattggacAGGCGGCCGACTACACTATCGAAATGGAAAGGCGAATGACCCCCTGACTGAGCGAATGTAAAACGTACGATGTTACGATACGacatcgaaacaaaaaaaaatcatctatcCAAAGATTCCTCAATGAATATCGATGGAAACACGCAGATACTTGCACGATTTTCTGCtgataagaaattgaaaaatttttaagaaatgtaGCAGCGTAgataaaagaaaattgaaatttgatgaaattaattaattagatGAAACGAAACTATTCTGAATAAAATGTCCCTCTTTCCCTTCCGAttgagaagttgaatttgatCCATACTAAAGAATGGCTGGTAAGTGGTCAACAAACactattctcaaaaaataaaatttatagcaTACTCCTCCTCTGTTTACCTTTCATGAATATTTCCTTCGTAAAATTTCAGATACTGTCGAAACCATACATCTGGACCAAATGGAAACAAAATCTTCCCAGCATATCAACGATCTACGACTGGAAAACTTGTTTTGCGATGTGTGTTTTAACGTCAACGGTACCATTATGCCTTGTCACCGGTTGGTTTTGGCTGCGGCATCTCCTTACTTCAAGACTATGTTTAATGGGAATTTTAAAGAAAGTAATTCCGGAACTATTACCATCAACGATATTGAAACTGAAACATTCGAAGAAATTCTCAACGCTGTGTACACAGCCAACATTCGTCTCCATCCCAGTAACGCGTATTTCATCTTGAGATCCAGTCACTTATTACAGCTGGAAATTATAGAAGACGCGTGTGTTTCTTATATCATAAAGAATCCTAAAATCAACTATTTGATTGATGCCTGTGTATTCGCTCGAAATATCAACAaagatgaattatttttcacttgtGTACAGTCGATCGTCGCTAACGTTGTCGAATATGCAAAGACAGATTCTTTCGAAAACAT is from Planococcus citri chromosome 1, ihPlaCitr1.1, whole genome shotgun sequence and encodes:
- the Srx gene encoding sulfiredoxin-1 isoform X1 — translated: MMKPRCSLYVYFRTFTMTSIHSKTVEEVYDIPMEVIKRPLQSVLDEEKVRSLMDTLQTESEKVPPIDVLWIEDSKGGNYYYSFGGCHRFAAHQRLNLPTIKGKLVRSTVDDLKCYLGASTPQLE
- the Srx gene encoding sulfiredoxin-1 isoform X2, which codes for MTSIHSKTVEEVYDIPMEVIKRPLQSVLDEEKVRSLMDTLQTESEKVPPIDVLWIEDSKGGNYYYSFGGCHRFAAHQRLNLPTIKGKLVRSTVDDLKCYLGASTPQLE
- the Atf6 gene encoding cyclic AMP-dependent transcription factor ATF-6 alpha codes for the protein MTEFLYDVNMVDPSYGANFMDNFLGTSFKEDSDIELSINDVENHHDGVYDFGTIERSSLLNNSVHSVFNEIAQLKPTTSSSSDEDDKNLIMSWELNEHNFDTLPSSPVCYIKQEVREEDETDNTDDSMPMKSLPSELSSITCTNGFIETPPVSPEIKSTPVNGSTPVNILVIDSVPSTSPSATVYPLSSTNCNGRRLVPVTPLRSQSRKNCIIKVPLRDDKPKITSSEMNGTKNCDKGAVINKLPMNIAPPPTNTDSKNNLLVAANKPVTVLSANQVKAIKRQQRMIKNRESASLSRKKKKEYVAALEIKLDELAKENAKLRTENKSLKEKLSLFESSVWKKHGKLFDNTKKITAVFAVMFMISFNVASLRNSPGSESDKIGSNDVIFQMNKDSSHFPSRSLLWAEQFSDNVTNSEYPTWTNSSDLKCPMYINQTESLRLDSELRKWIDTYPADNATNSSSKFSNDSKLTAWPLIFSSNKKEKKNILNRRPYDGAEISRNVNRDVEMFSLNNNIFDVNEPLYQAMDRKQDTFYVVSFSGDHLLLPAISHNQTFRPKMSLVLPSLTNNSSFLSPDTITMMQIDCTVTNTRLLQMKKKDIPPRMKTHLKNSQKSNISYAKPEFRRKYNPAYSLHDAE